In the Limanda limanda chromosome 1, fLimLim1.1, whole genome shotgun sequence genome, one interval contains:
- the zgc:63972 gene encoding protein CutA homolog yields the protein MTFTATTRMLLQWCNKEAFSHSALRSVLFMSLMLLVLSVSLFPGLWSIGVRLHSALTGSYVPGHHSVLLLNSPNEQAAKDIGRAIMERRLAASVNILYRTSTMYYWKGEIQDASEILMLVKTKTSRIQQVTDCVRSVHPYANPEVLSFPVEDGSLAYMKWMDEAIPDD from the exons ATGACATTCACTGCCACCACCAGGATGCTCCTCCAGTGGTGCAACAAAGAGGCCTTCTCCCACTCTGCCCTCCGCTCGGTGCTCTTCATGTCTTTAATG CTGCTGGTGCTGTCTGTGTCACTGTTTCCTGGGTTGTGGTCCATTGGCGTCCGGCTTCACTCGGCCCTCACGGGCAGCTACGTGCCAGGCCACCACTCGGTGCTGCTCCTCAACAGCCCCAACGAACAGGCAGCCAAAGACATCGGCAG GGCGATCATGGAGAGGCGGCTGGCAGCCAGTGTTAACATTCTCTACAGGACCTCCACAAT GTACTACTGGAAAGGCGAAATCCAGGATGCAAGTGAAATTCTGATG ctggTGAAAACAAAGACCTCCCGGATCCAGCAAGTCACAGATTGCGTTAG GTCTGTGCATCCCTATGCAAACCCAGAAGTCCTTAGCTTCCCGGTGGAGGACGGCAGCTTGGCTTACATGAAGTGGATGGATGAGGCCATTCCAGATGACTGA